In Streptomyces sp. NBC_00344, the genomic window TCATCCCCGAGTGGCCCGTCCCCCCACAGGAAATCTCCCCCCGCCAGCAACCCTCAACCGTCGCCGGTTGTCACTCGAAGGTGGGGTGTTGAACGGCAGAGCCACGTTTTCGAATACGAGTTCGATAGCCTGATGTGACTCGACTCAGAGAACGGCCTGCCGGACGAGCGGGACCGACCACCCGGGGGAATGAAGGGGGTGCCAGAACTATGGTGCGGCGCATCGACGTGACCGGATCCGACGGCGTGAGCCTCGCCGCCTGGGAGTTCGCCGACCCGCCCAAGGAGCGCGGGGACGAGTCCGACCGCGCGCCAGGCGTCTTACTGCTCCATGGGCTGATGGGGCGCGCCTCGCACTGGGCGTCCACCGCTCGCTGGCTCTCCGAGCGCCACCGTGCGGTCGCCCTGGACCAGCGGGGCCACGGCCGGAGCGGCAAACCGGCCGACGGCCCGTACACCCGTGAGGCCTATGTGGCCGACGCCGAGGCTGCGGTGGTCCAGCTGGGTCTGGCTCCGGTCACCCTCATCGGGCACTCGATGGGTGCGCTCACCGCCTGGCAGCTCGCCGCGAAGCGCCCCGATCTGGTGCGAGCCGTGATCATCTGCGATATGCGCGCCTCCGCCCTGGGCATCGCCTCCCAGCGGGAGTGGGAGGACTGGTTCAAGTCCTGGCCCGTCCCCTTCGCGACACTCGCCGATGTGAGGAAGTGGTTCGGCGAGGACGACCCCTGGGTGGAGCGCCCGAATCCGGCCCGCGGCGAGTTCTACGCCGAGGTGATGGCCGAGCAGGCCGACGGCTGGCGCCCGGTCTTCTCCCGCCGGCAGATGCTGATGTCACGCGAGACCTGGGTCTTCGACGCGCACTGGGAAGAGCTCGCCCAGGTGCAGTGCCCTGCCCTGGTGGTCCGCGGACTCGACGGAGAGCTGGGCCGGGCGGAATCACAGGAGATGGTCCGGGTGCTCCCCCGGGGGGAGTACGCGGAGGTGGCGGACGCGGCCCACCTGGTCCACTACGACCAGCCCCAGGCCTGGCGTGCGGCGATCGAGCCCTTCCTGGACGCGGTGGTGGCGAGGTAGCGGTCCGGGAAGGCCGCGCAGCGGACCGCCGTCAGCCCTTGCTCACCGCGGTGAGGATCTCCGGCAGCCTGGCAGCCGCCTGCGGCGCCGCCACCCGAAGGCCCAGCCATGTCGCCAGCGCGCCGTACGCCGTGCCCAGCGGGAGCAGTGTCCAGAGCCATCCCTCTTCTCCCGTGACATGCAGCGTGATCAGCAGCGCGATCACCGGGGCGCAGAGCAGCGCGGCGGACACCATCCCACCGAAGATCGAGATCCAGGCGAGACCCGCCTGACCCGGCGCCACGTTCTTGTGGGCACTCTCCTGGGGGATGGAGTAGGGAAAGCGCGCCGAGGTCACCGCACCGGTCCCGAGCATCGCCCCGAGCAGCGCGAAGGCCAGGCCCATGGCCTCGGGGAGCGCGGTCCAGTTGTCCAGCAGGCCCGCGGTGACCACCGTGACAAGGCCGGTGTACGGCAGGGTGATCACCAGCAACGCCAGGGCGCGGGCCCGGAGTTCGGCGTAGGCGTCCCGCTCGGACGAGATGGTCTGCGCGACCGTCCAGAACGCCGAGGTGTCCTGGCCGAACTGGTTGTACATCTGGATGCCGAGCATCCCGGCCGCGAAGCACGAGAAGTAGACCGAGCCACTGCCCTGAAGGGAGTTGAAGAGCGGGACGATCAGCCCGATCGCCAGCGAGGTGATCCAGGCCGCCTTGGTCTTGGGGTCACGCCAGATGTAGCGCAGGGTCCGCAGCATCACCGTGCCGGTCCTGCCTCCGGGCAGGAACCGCGGGATACCGGACGCCGTCGCCCTGCGGCCGGGCACTGCCGCCGCGAGCGTCGAGCCGTCCGGTGACGTCATCAGCCGCACCAGGGTGCGCCGCCAGGCCCGGAGCAGCAGGGCCAGACAGCCACCGGCGATCAGCAGCTGGCCGGCCATCTGCCCGTACGAGCCCCGGCTCGCGGAGTCCACGGCGCCGATCGCCGAAGCGGGCGGCAGCCAGCGCAGTACGTCCCCGGCCGGGTCGAGTGCCGCGAGGCCGCCCGCCCTGCCGAGCCGCTGGGCACCGAAGTTGACGACCTGGATACCGACCGCGATCAGCAGCCCGCTCAGTACGGCGAGGTCGCGCCCCTTG contains:
- a CDS encoding alpha/beta fold hydrolase codes for the protein MVRRIDVTGSDGVSLAAWEFADPPKERGDESDRAPGVLLLHGLMGRASHWASTARWLSERHRAVALDQRGHGRSGKPADGPYTREAYVADAEAAVVQLGLAPVTLIGHSMGALTAWQLAAKRPDLVRAVIICDMRASALGIASQREWEDWFKSWPVPFATLADVRKWFGEDDPWVERPNPARGEFYAEVMAEQADGWRPVFSRRQMLMSRETWVFDAHWEELAQVQCPALVVRGLDGELGRAESQEMVRVLPRGEYAEVADAAHLVHYDQPQAWRAAIEPFLDAVVAR
- a CDS encoding transporter, with product MTTAVPDPTVPGPLEQGPAARAATAPAAASLTPVLIRLKLSLLRNGLRQSSGRKAAYIVSMVLALIFAALLLLGLVLLHGNPHAGAPAAVVLSVLAVGWAAMPLFFPSGDETLDPSRLVMLPLRPEPLVRALLVASLVGTGPLFTLCLVLGSAIAVASGPAAVLVAVVAVPLAVLVCVALARAVAAANVRLLTSRKGRDLAVLSGLLIAVGIQVVNFGAQRLGRAGGLAALDPAGDVLRWLPPASAIGAVDSASRGSYGQMAGQLLIAGGCLALLLRAWRRTLVRLMTSPDGSTLAAAVPGRRATASGIPRFLPGGRTGTVMLRTLRYIWRDPKTKAAWITSLAIGLIVPLFNSLQGSGSVYFSCFAAGMLGIQMYNQFGQDTSAFWTVAQTISSERDAYAELRARALALLVITLPYTGLVTVVTAGLLDNWTALPEAMGLAFALLGAMLGTGAVTSARFPYSIPQESAHKNVAPGQAGLAWISIFGGMVSAALLCAPVIALLITLHVTGEEGWLWTLLPLGTAYGALATWLGLRVAAPQAAARLPEILTAVSKG